One window of the Neorickettsia findlayensis genome contains the following:
- the fabZ gene encoding 3-hydroxyacyl-ACP dehydratase FabZ, translated as MDARDVLLSREEIKKKIPHRDPFLFLDEVVKIDRESQSIVCRWKPGSDAWFFQGHFPGFPITPGVLLIEALAQAAGVYAMMSVEEKYHKKPFFFASIEKAKFKKPVLPDTQILLSATLLKKSMSFWKFEAGAYVADELCVEATIMATIQSE; from the coding sequence ATGGATGCTAGGGACGTTTTGTTATCTCGTGAAGAGATAAAAAAGAAGATTCCTCATAGGGATCCTTTTTTATTCTTGGATGAGGTAGTGAAGATTGACAGGGAATCTCAGTCCATAGTTTGCCGATGGAAGCCTGGTTCTGATGCCTGGTTTTTTCAAGGGCACTTTCCTGGTTTTCCGATTACTCCGGGTGTGTTGCTCATTGAGGCGCTTGCCCAGGCCGCTGGTGTATACGCCATGATGAGTGTTGAAGAGAAGTACCATAAGAAACCATTCTTTTTTGCCTCTATTGAAAAAGCGAAGTTCAAAAAGCCTGTTTTGCCCGATACTCAGATTCTCCTAAGTGCAACTTTGTTAAAGAAATCAATGAGTTTCTGGAAGTTTGAAGCTGGAGCTTATGTAGCTGATGAGCTCTGTGTAGAGGCGACAATTATGGCGACAATCCAGTCAGAATAA
- a CDS encoding FAD-dependent oxidoreductase, which produces MSVGRGFPKVEELYDIEKLGVLHANFLRSLKEPVRDIVSLASAVEAFIVKLFRIEEVFEEKANSIRRANAIHLCKRSFIERIALREYTKTIPFPTVEQKLKTVLNLPKFDEVLYAEKVLEWLKEREKYSVELDLAAQYALYMVEAVDKTDSTFHGPEKTYRCRAGAALSHCFPKEYRGGLFHLPKKLDFESLIQFERVERDGLIILEKSVYKSRNGFQLADSGLDEISSVDQACYCLICHVRKKDTCRTGFSSPGVGYRKSALGIAQKGCPLGQRISEMNKLYSEGRIVAALAVVTLDNPMCAATGYRICNDCMRSCIYQKQEPVNIPGIETAILDAVLELPFGFEIYSLLTRWNPLRPNKQLPQKLSGQKVLISGSGPAGFTLAHYLLNEGHTVVLVDGVKIESLPSKYTGRLDWEYKSSCSAEQALSGTPILNGTEDPDPAGKDSCSAEIVSLTDGCSVRSKKDFVLIKDIHELYENLDERVVQGFGGVIEYGITVRWNKNYLKLIRLLLERRENFHVFGGVRFGSNLTIEDCNKLGFGHVALCVGSGSPNIPNITNILARGVRFASDFLMTLQLSGAFKKDSVACLQMRMPVVVIGGGLTAVDSATEALVYYKVQVEKFLQRYDYLVSIYGVPEVEKNWNEEEKLIAYEFVSHARELRKTQNKTQFLKSLGGVKIVYRKRIEDSPAYRINYEELNNALCEGVEFIEEVEPLEILLDQYASAKEVVCLQRGKRITISARSIIVAAGTKPSTALKDAFPLWYGGLESNITFFGDLDQNYAGSVVGAMASAKDKYHLITEKLLKNPPLEMCETLSAYYESSNTCSNGEVSSKSKTGDPSCYGSVGSMIGSRALHISNDISVGISDLSPCGFQRALSDANQGEYKVEENNYTLDCSETNNYCEISAKESTVDRHVVNDYSPEIDNERFLRMMEHLLKAEVLEVVTLSNNIYELRICAPLPAKNFMPGQFYKLQNFNYPFEIEAIALTGSYVDKTNGVISLIVIEVGASSYLCKFLKVGESVVLTGPLGTPTEIPANENVLLIGGGLGNAVLFSVAEAMKKNGCNVLYFSGYKKLSDRFKVDMIETFSDCVVWVCDEGKFPSNRSCDVSLMGNMIIALEKYVRREILLPIKAEALDRIITIGSDSLMSAVQRFVAKYRHILKPTLKAIASINSPMQCMMQGICAQCIQRRYINGKEEYVYSCVNQDQNMEITDFHFLSQRLKQNSLTEKLNYLYCKSQMEQK; this is translated from the coding sequence ATGTCTGTTGGGCGCGGTTTTCCAAAGGTTGAGGAACTGTATGATATCGAAAAATTGGGAGTGCTACATGCAAATTTTTTACGTTCACTCAAGGAGCCGGTGAGAGACATAGTTTCACTTGCATCTGCTGTAGAAGCTTTCATAGTGAAACTCTTCCGCATAGAAGAGGTATTTGAGGAAAAAGCTAATTCCATAAGAAGAGCGAACGCAATACATCTCTGCAAGCGGAGTTTTATTGAGAGGATCGCTTTAAGAGAATATACAAAAACAATACCTTTCCCTACGGTAGAACAAAAACTAAAAACCGTTCTGAACCTACCCAAGTTTGATGAAGTCTTGTATGCAGAAAAAGTCCTTGAATGGCTCAAGGAGCGAGAAAAATATTCAGTAGAGTTGGATCTTGCTGCTCAGTATGCATTATATATGGTTGAAGCTGTAGACAAGACGGATAGCACTTTCCATGGTCCAGAGAAAACTTACCGGTGTCGTGCTGGTGCAGCTTTATCACACTGTTTTCCCAAAGAATATCGTGGTGGTTTATTTCATTTGCCTAAAAAGCTTGATTTTGAATCACTTATACAATTCGAGCGTGTTGAAAGGGATGGATTGATTATCCTAGAAAAGAGTGTGTATAAATCGCGTAATGGTTTTCAATTAGCTGATTCTGGATTAGATGAAATTTCCAGCGTGGATCAAGCTTGTTATTGCTTGATATGTCATGTTCGCAAAAAGGATACCTGCAGAACCGGGTTTTCCTCACCAGGGGTAGGGTATAGAAAATCAGCATTGGGAATAGCACAAAAGGGATGTCCTTTGGGGCAGAGGATTTCCGAGATGAACAAGTTGTATTCCGAGGGTAGAATTGTTGCCGCGTTAGCTGTTGTAACACTCGATAATCCTATGTGTGCTGCAACGGGATACAGAATTTGTAACGATTGTATGCGTTCATGTATTTATCAGAAGCAGGAACCAGTTAATATTCCGGGAATAGAAACTGCAATTCTGGATGCTGTTCTAGAGTTACCGTTTGGCTTTGAAATCTATAGCCTTCTAACAAGGTGGAATCCTTTACGTCCTAACAAGCAGCTTCCCCAGAAACTCTCGGGTCAAAAGGTGCTCATTTCTGGTTCTGGTCCAGCTGGTTTCACTCTAGCACATTATCTCCTCAATGAGGGACACACAGTAGTTTTGGTAGATGGTGTTAAAATAGAGTCTTTACCATCAAAGTATACAGGAAGATTGGATTGGGAATACAAAAGTTCTTGCTCAGCTGAGCAGGCTTTATCCGGGACCCCAATATTAAACGGCACAGAGGATCCTGATCCAGCAGGGAAGGATTCGTGTTCAGCAGAGATTGTTTCCCTTACAGATGGGTGTTCAGTCAGAAGTAAGAAGGATTTTGTGCTGATCAAGGATATTCATGAGCTCTACGAGAATCTTGATGAGAGAGTTGTTCAAGGGTTTGGCGGAGTTATAGAATACGGTATTACGGTTAGATGGAATAAGAATTATCTCAAGCTGATAAGATTACTTCTTGAGAGAAGGGAGAACTTTCATGTTTTTGGTGGTGTGAGATTTGGCTCCAACCTTACTATTGAGGATTGTAACAAATTAGGGTTTGGGCATGTTGCTTTATGTGTTGGTAGCGGTAGTCCCAATATTCCTAATATAACTAATATTCTCGCTAGAGGCGTACGGTTTGCCTCAGATTTTTTAATGACACTACAACTCAGTGGAGCATTTAAAAAGGATTCAGTTGCCTGCCTGCAAATGCGTATGCCTGTAGTTGTCATAGGTGGGGGACTTACTGCTGTAGATTCCGCAACAGAGGCTCTTGTTTACTACAAGGTTCAGGTCGAGAAATTTTTACAAAGATATGACTACTTAGTCAGTATATACGGTGTTCCAGAAGTAGAAAAAAATTGGAACGAAGAGGAAAAGCTAATAGCATATGAATTTGTCTCACATGCTAGAGAGCTCAGAAAAACCCAAAATAAGACACAATTTCTTAAATCGCTTGGCGGTGTGAAGATAGTTTATCGTAAGCGAATAGAGGACAGTCCAGCATATCGTATAAATTACGAAGAACTCAATAATGCGTTGTGTGAGGGAGTGGAGTTCATCGAAGAAGTTGAACCATTAGAAATTCTTCTAGATCAATATGCGTCCGCAAAAGAGGTAGTCTGTCTTCAAAGGGGTAAGAGAATTACAATAAGTGCAAGGAGTATTATTGTAGCAGCAGGGACTAAACCCAGTACAGCTCTGAAGGACGCATTTCCCCTATGGTACGGTGGCCTAGAATCTAATATCACTTTTTTTGGTGATCTAGATCAGAATTATGCTGGGAGCGTTGTTGGTGCGATGGCTAGTGCAAAAGATAAGTATCATCTCATAACAGAGAAGCTGTTGAAAAATCCTCCTTTAGAAATGTGTGAAACTCTATCCGCTTACTATGAATCCAGCAATACGTGTAGCAATGGTGAGGTTTCTAGTAAATCAAAAACGGGAGATCCATCTTGTTATGGATCCGTAGGTTCTATGATAGGATCTCGCGCTCTGCATATATCTAATGATATTAGTGTTGGCATATCAGATCTTAGTCCATGTGGTTTTCAGAGAGCATTAAGTGATGCTAATCAAGGTGAGTATAAGGTCGAGGAGAATAATTACACCTTGGATTGTAGTGAGACCAATAACTACTGTGAAATCTCCGCAAAAGAGTCTACTGTTGATAGGCACGTTGTTAATGATTACTCTCCCGAGATTGATAACGAAAGATTTCTAAGGATGATGGAGCATCTGCTCAAGGCAGAGGTGCTGGAAGTAGTAACTCTCTCAAATAATATTTATGAGCTCCGTATTTGTGCGCCACTTCCTGCTAAGAATTTCATGCCCGGACAGTTCTACAAACTGCAGAACTTTAATTACCCTTTTGAGATAGAAGCTATAGCTTTGACCGGATCCTATGTTGACAAAACCAACGGTGTTATCTCGCTCATTGTGATAGAGGTAGGCGCATCTTCGTATTTATGTAAGTTCCTTAAAGTGGGCGAAAGTGTTGTTCTCACTGGTCCACTAGGCACACCTACTGAGATTCCTGCAAATGAAAATGTTCTTCTCATTGGAGGGGGACTTGGTAATGCAGTGTTATTCTCTGTAGCTGAAGCAATGAAAAAAAATGGTTGTAATGTACTTTATTTTTCTGGTTACAAAAAGTTGAGCGATCGTTTCAAAGTGGACATGATAGAGACTTTTTCAGATTGTGTTGTCTGGGTTTGCGATGAAGGGAAATTTCCTTCTAATAGGTCTTGCGATGTTTCTCTTATGGGTAACATGATAATCGCTCTTGAAAAGTACGTCAGAAGAGAAATATTGCTTCCTATAAAAGCTGAAGCACTTGACCGTATTA
- the fabG gene encoding 3-oxoacyl-ACP reductase FabG — protein sequence MDFGLRDKRILVTGASGGIGEALVKSLHAFGARLVISGTKEAKLHALNGSIDGGAHVVTQDLSDLGNVHLLIESCKEKLGGLDGLVCNAGMTNDKLSLRMGLDSWQEVIDVNLTASFILNKGAAALMMRQKYGRIVNISSVVAVMGNPGQANYCAAKAGIIGMSKSFAREFASKGVLVNCIAPGFIKTNMTDKLTEEQIAQVLPTIPMKRVGLPEELCGIVAFLLSDMASYITGQTFHVNGGMLMV from the coding sequence ATGGATTTTGGTCTCCGGGATAAGCGTATACTGGTTACTGGAGCATCTGGAGGTATAGGAGAAGCATTAGTTAAGTCTCTTCATGCTTTTGGGGCCAGACTTGTTATCTCAGGTACTAAAGAGGCAAAATTACATGCCCTGAACGGAAGTATTGATGGCGGTGCGCATGTTGTCACGCAGGACCTTTCGGATTTGGGGAATGTGCACCTGCTCATAGAGAGTTGTAAAGAAAAACTGGGTGGCCTAGATGGGTTAGTGTGTAATGCTGGAATGACAAACGATAAATTATCTCTGCGTATGGGGCTGGACTCATGGCAGGAAGTAATTGATGTTAATCTGACAGCGAGCTTTATCCTTAATAAGGGTGCTGCGGCACTAATGATGCGTCAAAAATATGGGAGAATAGTGAATATTTCGTCGGTTGTCGCGGTAATGGGGAACCCAGGTCAAGCAAATTACTGTGCAGCAAAAGCTGGGATCATAGGTATGTCAAAAAGTTTTGCTCGTGAGTTTGCGTCGAAGGGCGTACTTGTGAATTGCATTGCACCCGGCTTTATAAAGACTAACATGACAGATAAACTCACAGAAGAACAAATTGCTCAAGTGCTTCCTACTATTCCGATGAAGCGGGTCGGATTACCGGAGGAACTGTGTGGCATTGTCGCGTTTCTCCTTAGTGATATGGCAAGCTATATTACAGGACAGACTTTCCACGTGAACGGTGGAATGTTAATGGTATAG
- a CDS encoding OmpH family outer membrane protein, with the protein MSCFFYTGESSAFSGEVFIMSGFEWHYRVYFHLFLDIPCVMRKLPLLFAALLLSSNLAAADLKIALADVNVIFENSSEASALMEDIKARQAVVREKFISTRTAIEEKYKELEKQRDVLSKEAFDEKAKALSTEVSSAEKDAAKSASEIENDYMSRVEEIGKKVKSFVDDYAVKEKFDLVLNANQVLYHSATVVDITGELVARLNPDESRIESNSMSSEIKSDSNGSLSQQGESKKKSSRGNKK; encoded by the coding sequence ATGAGCTGCTTTTTTTACACTGGAGAATCCTCGGCTTTCTCAGGTGAAGTTTTTATTATGAGTGGTTTTGAATGGCATTATCGTGTATACTTCCACCTGTTTTTGGATATCCCTTGTGTGATGCGTAAGCTCCCTCTTTTGTTTGCAGCTCTTCTGCTGTCTAGTAACTTGGCGGCTGCTGATTTAAAGATCGCGTTGGCCGATGTAAATGTCATTTTTGAAAATTCTTCAGAAGCGTCTGCGCTTATGGAAGACATAAAGGCAAGGCAGGCCGTTGTACGGGAGAAGTTTATTTCTACTAGGACTGCGATAGAGGAAAAGTATAAAGAGCTTGAAAAGCAAAGAGATGTTCTTTCGAAAGAGGCATTTGATGAGAAGGCAAAGGCTCTTTCAACTGAGGTCTCTTCGGCTGAAAAGGATGCTGCAAAGAGTGCTTCCGAGATCGAGAATGACTATATGTCGCGTGTGGAGGAGATAGGGAAGAAAGTAAAGTCATTTGTCGATGACTATGCTGTTAAAGAGAAATTTGACTTGGTGCTGAATGCAAATCAGGTGTTGTACCATTCTGCTACAGTTGTTGACATCACGGGTGAGCTTGTCGCGAGACTGAATCCTGATGAAAGCCGTATTGAGTCTAATTCTATGTCCTCTGAAATAAAATCTGATTCCAATGGTAGTCTTTCTCAGCAAGGTGAATCGAAAAAGAAATCATCTAGAGGTAACAAAAAGTAA